A region from the Sulfolobales archaeon genome encodes:
- a CDS encoding MFS transporter produces the protein MEEGFDLRYAYRATAILASIPLLVMYTEGMLIPSLPSIQRQFGVSESLVSWVLSLYLAFGTVSAAILGKLGDVYGKKRMMIIAMSIYTIGAIMTSYAEDFTTLLIARAIQGSGMAMMPLAFSLVREEFPPRLIPQVQGIISAMFGVGILLSLPLGAYISQNYGWQATYHTAIPFILLEDILVVLLIRESRYRVQQKIDWVGAALLSTTLMSGIIGISEGPRMGWSSTLVLSLGLISILSLIVFIIYERRSASPLIPLHLISNKNIAIANFGIFMVGFTFQLMAQANTFIFEMPKPNGYGLSILETGFWMLPNAVTQLIAAPILGRQLIRIGTKRLSIAGALVAGAGMILLSYLAFIDLPHMISSTIVIGLGSTMLNISLVNIVIFSVERSNLGTAAGLNTVFRNLGSAWGPAVAGTIMDQFKDTLLLSKNPPISIQVPSHFAYQLIFYLTASLFITLAIVLSMAREVLRK, from the coding sequence TTGGAAGAGGGTTTCGATCTAAGATATGCCTATAGAGCTACTGCTATTCTTGCATCAATACCTCTACTGGTTATGTATACAGAAGGCATGCTAATCCCATCTCTCCCATCTATCCAGAGGCAGTTCGGGGTCTCGGAATCATTGGTGTCCTGGGTTTTATCCCTCTACCTAGCATTTGGAACTGTTTCTGCAGCGATTCTGGGGAAGCTGGGGGATGTCTATGGGAAGAAGAGGATGATGATCATAGCTATGTCTATATACACAATAGGCGCTATAATGACCAGCTATGCCGAGGACTTCACAACCCTCTTAATAGCCAGGGCTATACAGGGGTCTGGAATGGCTATGATGCCCCTCGCATTCTCACTAGTTAGAGAGGAGTTCCCGCCAAGGCTTATACCACAGGTTCAGGGGATTATAAGCGCTATGTTTGGCGTTGGTATCCTCCTCTCACTCCCTCTGGGAGCATATATCAGCCAGAACTATGGATGGCAAGCCACATACCATACTGCAATACCCTTCATACTGCTAGAGGACATTCTGGTGGTTCTGCTGATAAGGGAGAGCAGATACAGGGTACAGCAGAAAATAGACTGGGTTGGCGCGGCCCTCCTCTCAACAACCCTTATGAGTGGGATCATAGGGATTTCCGAGGGACCTAGAATGGGTTGGAGCAGCACACTCGTTTTAAGCCTTGGACTTATATCAATATTATCCCTCATAGTCTTTATAATCTATGAGAGGAGATCCGCTAGCCCTCTAATACCCCTCCACCTAATCTCAAATAAAAACATAGCTATAGCTAATTTCGGCATCTTCATGGTAGGCTTCACGTTCCAGCTCATGGCACAGGCAAACACCTTTATCTTCGAGATGCCCAAACCAAATGGATATGGCCTGAGCATCCTGGAGACGGGGTTCTGGATGCTTCCAAACGCTGTTACACAGCTTATAGCCGCACCCATATTGGGGAGGCAGCTCATTAGAATCGGTACTAAGAGGCTCTCAATAGCTGGGGCCCTTGTTGCGGGTGCAGGCATGATCCTTCTATCCTATCTAGCCTTCATAGATCTGCCCCATATGATATCCTCTACAATAGTTATAGGTCTTGGATCTACAATGCTCAATATATCGTTGGTAAACATAGTGATATTCTCGGTAGAGAGATCAAATCTGGGTACTGCTGCCGGGCTAAACACGGTATTCAGAAACCTAGGCTCGGCCTGGGGGCCTGCTGTAGCAGGCACTATAATGGATCAGTTTAAGGATACTTTGCTCTTATCAAAAAACCCGCCTATATCGATCCAAGTACCTTCTCACTTCGCATATCAACTAATATTCTATCTAACAGCATCACTATTCATCACACTAGCGATCGTGCTTAGCATGGCTAGAGAGGTGCTCAGAAAATGA
- a CDS encoding nucleotide sugar dehydrogenase: protein MGIYHEDLSMIDNIIRERRIKISLYGLGYIGAATAAAFIDKGFKVVGYDADPERARNIEKGSIKHPDPEVRDAVRRGVEKGLLEVVYDPIEASRKGDIIIIDVPLSWGARGPLFIYLDNAVENIARGLSPGHIVVVETTVPPGTTSTRVKGILERVSGLRCGSDFGLAYSPARLSIEKAYGDLTRRYPKILGGVDPRSPSILEKLFREVYGGVLIMSSATAAEFEKVAEGIYRDVNIALANELARAARELGIDIWEVITAASTNPYIHIHMPGSGVGGVSLPYQPYLLAWSIGGKWIWEGVIMRGRKVNEDQPRYIAKTMLEGLEILGIRGSEAKIAILGLAYKGDVDDHRNSPSYSIIEYLASRGVGEVVLHDPYVETPPSGIKIYRDLEESLRGCDGVILSTDHSIYRGLSIEQIAILTGKKRVAILDSRRVLRREGRSINDIECIYSTSGSPWSRCFPPPQDRYLNVSTNYSL from the coding sequence GTGGGTATCTATCACGAGGATCTCTCCATGATCGATAATATTATTAGGGAGAGAAGAATAAAGATCTCATTATATGGGCTTGGATATATAGGTGCTGCGACAGCCGCAGCATTTATAGATAAGGGCTTTAAAGTGGTGGGATATGATGCAGATCCTGAGAGGGCTAGAAATATTGAGAAGGGCTCTATAAAACACCCAGATCCCGAGGTTAGAGATGCGGTTAGAAGAGGTGTTGAGAAGGGGCTTCTCGAGGTGGTATATGATCCTATTGAGGCCTCTAGAAAGGGTGATATTATAATCATTGATGTACCTCTATCTTGGGGTGCTAGGGGTCCACTCTTCATTTATCTAGATAATGCTGTTGAAAATATAGCGAGGGGCCTATCCCCGGGACATATAGTTGTTGTGGAAACAACTGTCCCCCCTGGAACCACATCTACGAGGGTTAAGGGGATCCTTGAAAGGGTCTCGGGGCTGAGATGCGGATCCGATTTCGGCCTAGCCTATAGCCCTGCTAGGCTTAGTATTGAGAAGGCATATGGAGATCTGACCAGGAGGTATCCAAAGATACTAGGTGGTGTCGATCCTAGGAGCCCCTCTATACTTGAGAAGCTATTTAGAGAGGTATATGGAGGGGTTCTGATCATGAGTAGTGCAACAGCGGCAGAGTTCGAGAAGGTTGCCGAGGGCATATATAGGGATGTCAATATAGCCCTTGCAAACGAGCTTGCCAGGGCTGCTAGAGAGCTGGGCATAGATATCTGGGAGGTGATCACAGCGGCGAGCACCAATCCCTATATCCATATACACATGCCTGGGAGTGGCGTTGGAGGCGTCTCCCTCCCATACCAGCCATATCTACTCGCGTGGAGCATTGGCGGGAAATGGATCTGGGAGGGTGTTATTATGAGGGGTAGAAAGGTTAACGAAGATCAGCCGAGATATATAGCTAAAACAATGCTAGAAGGACTCGAGATCCTCGGTATTAGAGGGTCAGAGGCTAAGATAGCGATCCTAGGGTTAGCTTATAAAGGCGATGTAGACGATCATAGGAACTCGCCATCATATAGCATTATAGAATATCTAGCAAGCCGGGGAGTGGGGGAGGTAGTGCTCCACGACCCATATGTTGAAACCCCGCCATCGGGGATTAAAATATATAGAGATCTCGAGGAGTCTCTAAGAGGATGTGATGGAGTCATATTGTCGACCGATCACAGCATCTATAGAGGCCTAAGCATTGAGCAGATAGCTATCTTAACTGGTAAGAAGAGAGTAGCTATTCTAGATTCTAGGAGGGTTTTGAGGAGAGAGGGTAGAAGCATCAATGATATCGAATGCATCTACTCAACATCGGGGAGCCCGTGGTCTAGATGCTTTCCACCCCCACAGGATCGTTATCTAAATGTTTCTACAAATTATAGCCTTTGA